A region of Arvicanthis niloticus isolate mArvNil1 chromosome 18, mArvNil1.pat.X, whole genome shotgun sequence DNA encodes the following proteins:
- the Coa6 gene encoding cytochrome c oxidase assembly factor 6 homolog: MAAPSMKERQACWGARDLYWRCLDDNAEDATRCQKLRSSFEASCPQQWIKYFDKRRDYLKFKEKFEAGGFQSSQSTENS, from the exons ATGGCAGCCCCGTCCATGAAGGAAAGGCAAGCGTGCTGGGGCGCGCGCGACCTGTACTGGCGGTGCCTAGACGACAACGCGGAGGACGCGACCCGGTGCCAGAAGCTGAGGAGCTCGTTCGAGGCCAGCTGCCCCCAGCAGTGG ataaaatattttgacaaaagAAGAGACTACTTAAAATTCAAGGAAAAatttgaagcaggaggattccaGTCTTCACAGTCAACTGAAAATTCCTAG